The following coding sequences lie in one Bordetella genomosp. 9 genomic window:
- a CDS encoding phage tail length tape measure family protein, translating into MATAGSIVLDLLLRTGSFETDAQRASKAAEKNFKAMQKQAEASAAAITRAFTGIFAGALFGISAGSVFGKFIEETKNAQNEQAQLAAVLKSTGQAAGFTIAKLNQMASDLSSQSVFSEGDINRAQTRLLSYTGIVGETFPRAMQAVIDTAQRMGMTVEQAAETVGRALDIPSQGLSSLSKQGFRFTDEQKQLVEQLERTGKTAQAQAVVLEALESSYGGAAAAARETLAGALQALQNQIDDLMTGEDGSVDGLTRSINSLTETLGSDDTKQAFANFTSWLADMARQVVTAAGVINSSSLWGWLQVGGDEQDNPDRAIAELDEKIAKLQQLREDLDPGKSFTNKVNDVLFGDVADLDRQIAAAQSKRAALLVYQRNAPNPYAGVGETGAGTVTMPTVHTTASAPGKGNAGVDQGQKLIDQLQKQIALTGELTERQKLQIQIQQGYVSFQTQSQQDQALALADTLDFIKEQNDAYEQTQKTLQDLSKVDQDTTDQMGQFAIQAARNIQDSLGDGLYDLLTGNFDNIGKSWANTILKMVADAQAAQLGKALFGDYDKSGQIGGLIGKAFGSLFGGPSISPNQTGSLAGITNVGPATGSFDGLSYTGFADGGYTGPGGRNDVAGVVHAGEYVINADATRKLGLGFLNRLNGYANGGYVGNPPPASGGPNVQVNLTNQSSANIEATQSSARFDGERYIINVLLKDKMKNGPVSRAFAGGR; encoded by the coding sequence ATGGCAACTGCCGGATCGATCGTTTTGGATCTCCTGCTGCGCACGGGTAGCTTCGAGACTGATGCCCAACGTGCGTCCAAAGCCGCCGAAAAGAACTTCAAGGCGATGCAGAAGCAGGCAGAGGCCAGCGCGGCCGCGATCACGAGGGCTTTCACGGGAATTTTCGCGGGTGCGCTGTTTGGGATCAGCGCTGGGAGCGTCTTCGGAAAGTTCATCGAAGAGACAAAGAACGCGCAGAACGAGCAGGCTCAATTGGCCGCCGTCCTCAAGTCCACCGGCCAGGCAGCGGGGTTCACGATTGCCAAGCTAAACCAGATGGCAAGCGACTTGTCATCCCAAAGCGTTTTCAGCGAAGGAGATATAAACCGGGCGCAAACCCGGCTGCTCTCGTACACAGGGATCGTAGGAGAAACGTTCCCGCGGGCGATGCAAGCCGTCATCGACACCGCTCAGCGCATGGGGATGACGGTGGAGCAGGCCGCGGAGACGGTTGGGCGGGCGCTGGATATTCCAAGCCAAGGCCTTTCCTCGCTCTCGAAGCAGGGCTTCCGCTTCACCGACGAGCAGAAGCAGCTCGTTGAGCAGCTGGAGAGGACCGGGAAGACTGCGCAAGCTCAGGCGGTCGTCCTTGAAGCCCTCGAATCGTCTTACGGTGGGGCTGCTGCTGCCGCCCGAGAAACGCTCGCAGGGGCTCTCCAGGCGTTGCAGAACCAGATCGACGACTTAATGACTGGGGAAGATGGGTCAGTCGATGGCCTCACTCGGTCTATCAACAGTCTTACAGAAACGTTAGGGTCCGACGATACCAAGCAGGCATTTGCGAACTTTACCTCGTGGCTTGCCGATATGGCACGTCAGGTTGTGACTGCGGCTGGCGTGATCAACTCATCGTCTCTGTGGGGCTGGCTGCAGGTTGGGGGTGACGAGCAGGACAACCCAGATCGCGCTATCGCGGAACTTGACGAGAAGATCGCCAAGCTGCAGCAGCTGCGGGAAGACCTGGACCCCGGAAAATCGTTCACCAATAAGGTGAATGATGTGCTCTTTGGCGACGTCGCAGACCTGGACAGGCAAATTGCAGCGGCTCAGTCTAAACGCGCCGCGTTGCTGGTGTATCAGAGAAACGCGCCGAATCCCTATGCTGGCGTGGGAGAGACCGGCGCCGGCACGGTGACTATGCCGACGGTTCACACAACCGCCAGTGCTCCGGGAAAGGGCAACGCAGGAGTCGATCAGGGGCAAAAGCTCATCGACCAACTGCAGAAGCAGATCGCCCTGACCGGCGAATTGACGGAGCGCCAGAAGCTACAGATCCAGATCCAGCAGGGGTACGTCTCGTTCCAGACGCAGAGCCAGCAGGATCAAGCCCTTGCGCTGGCCGATACCCTGGACTTCATCAAAGAGCAGAACGACGCCTACGAGCAGACGCAAAAGACGCTTCAGGATCTGTCCAAGGTCGATCAGGACACCACTGACCAAATGGGGCAGTTCGCCATCCAGGCTGCTCGAAACATTCAGGACAGTTTGGGTGACGGGTTGTATGACTTGCTGACGGGCAATTTTGACAACATCGGCAAGAGTTGGGCAAACACGATCCTAAAGATGGTGGCCGACGCCCAAGCCGCGCAACTCGGCAAGGCGCTGTTTGGAGACTACGACAAGTCCGGCCAGATCGGCGGGTTGATCGGCAAGGCGTTTGGATCGCTGTTCGGTGGCCCGTCCATCAGCCCGAACCAGACTGGTAGCTTGGCGGGGATCACCAACGTAGGGCCTGCCACCGGGAGTTTCGATGGTCTGAGCTACACCGGCTTTGCGGATGGTGGCTATACCGGCCCAGGCGGGCGGAACGACGTCGCGGGGGTCGTGCATGCTGGCGAATACGTCATCAATGCGGACGCTACACGCAAGCTGGGCTTGGGTTTCCTGAACCGCCTGAACGGTTACGCGAACGGCGGTTATGTGGGCAACCCGCCCCCTGCCTCTGGTGGCCCTAATGTGCAGGTGAATCTGACGAATCAAAGCAGCGCAAACATTGAGGCGACGCAGAGCAGCGCTCGCTTTGACGGAGAGCGATACATCATTAATGTCCTTTTGAAGGACAAGATGAAGAACGGCCCGGTGAGCCGCGCGTTTGCAGGAGGGCGGTGA
- the tnpB gene encoding IS200/IS605 family element RNA-guided endonuclease TnpB: MEIKRAYKFRFYPTSEQEMILAKTFGCARFAYNYMLRLRTDAWMQRQERIGYHETSAALTALKKQPEYAWLNEVSSVPVQQSLRHLQSAFANFFAKRASYPQFNRKNGPQSAEYTTSAFKWDGRSLKLAKMSEPLAVRWSRQIPKAAKVTTVTVSKDSAGRYFVSLLCDDVVAKKPASNGKVGVDLGLTHFAILSTGEKVAAPNTFRRYEKKLAKLQRRLAKKTKGSNRREKSKLKVARVHAKIADARRDFLHKLSTRLINENQVIAIESLSVSNMQKNRCLSKAISDASWSEFVRQLEYKARWYGRELIGIDRWYPSSKRCFDCGYTMPKMPLSVREWVCPECGSIHDRDINAARNVLAAGLAVSAHGEAVSPVCM; encoded by the coding sequence ATGGAAATCAAGCGAGCGTACAAGTTCAGGTTCTATCCGACGTCTGAGCAAGAAATGATTCTTGCCAAGACGTTCGGCTGCGCTCGCTTTGCTTACAACTACATGCTTCGTCTTCGGACGGATGCATGGATGCAGCGGCAGGAGCGCATCGGATACCACGAAACTTCTGCGGCACTTACGGCGCTCAAAAAGCAGCCCGAATACGCTTGGCTCAACGAAGTGTCCAGCGTCCCTGTCCAGCAGTCGCTTCGCCACTTGCAATCCGCATTCGCCAACTTCTTTGCCAAGCGCGCCAGCTACCCGCAATTCAATCGGAAGAATGGACCTCAATCGGCGGAGTACACGACAAGCGCGTTCAAGTGGGATGGTAGGTCGCTCAAGCTGGCGAAGATGAGCGAACCGCTGGCCGTTCGATGGTCGCGCCAGATACCGAAGGCCGCCAAGGTCACAACCGTGACGGTCAGCAAGGACTCCGCCGGGCGGTACTTCGTGAGCCTGCTTTGCGACGATGTGGTCGCCAAGAAGCCCGCCTCGAATGGAAAGGTTGGCGTTGATCTTGGACTTACTCACTTCGCCATCCTTTCTACTGGCGAGAAGGTCGCTGCACCAAACACGTTCCGCAGGTACGAAAAGAAGCTGGCGAAGCTACAGCGGCGGCTCGCCAAAAAGACCAAAGGATCGAACCGCCGAGAGAAGTCAAAGCTCAAAGTTGCACGTGTGCATGCGAAGATCGCGGACGCTCGCAGGGACTTCCTGCACAAGCTATCAACCAGGCTGATAAACGAGAACCAAGTGATCGCCATTGAGAGCTTGTCCGTGTCGAACATGCAGAAGAACCGTTGCCTATCGAAGGCTATCAGCGATGCAAGCTGGTCTGAATTCGTTCGGCAACTGGAATACAAGGCCCGCTGGTACGGGCGTGAATTGATAGGCATCGACAGGTGGTATCCGTCGTCAAAGCGTTGCTTTGATTGTGGATACACCATGCCAAAGATGCCGCTCAGCGTGCGTGAGTGGGTATGTCCGGAATGTGGATCAATCCACGACCGTGACATAAACGCCGCCCGCAATGTTTTGGCCGCCGGACTGGCGGTGTCAGCCCATGGAGAAGCTGTAAGTCCTGTGTGCATGTAA
- a CDS encoding host specificity factor TipJ family phage tail protein: MAVSDLPSLVSIPHPLVADERALCFAEFLPRETLRAYIERTGVVVAKGPVAVWHNGYRVPDDLWDRLIPRRGDQIIIRARAQGGGGGNKVLRTVALVVVAIASAGAASAASTAALSAGASTAGATAVGAAVSAAVMIGGSILVNALIPLPKPNLATTADGSVDNSPSYQIQASRNTARQWEPMMLVMGGPIKVVPDLGSNPSTSYVGDDQYLSQIFHFGLQTDLVIDDVRIGDTPIFDFQGVQMERSGPDGVITLAPDNVDTIQGFDLNQPDGWNSRTTPVDTNYFEIEVATVCYSLDTMTGKFLPRTVEFQIEYRNVNSETWTPLGSYTDPVYATHYWALGVYEVPNYDSSTIADATWHQVAYGSLNPNDHVNGERYQVCESWGGGDYGTVISCKTYEWRWLPHPFQLGRPWQGIAPDPLIQYVTTEGNRLTGDSNKPVRQTYSASVPLGQYEIRVRKISEDLNTNTDSNVTSVTQIRAYQYTPTDYSDQVRLAVRIRATSQLNGPIDELSATCWAMCNQWDGTKWVYGPTRNPAWWFLWFALGKRNSAGEKVYGACIPESQIDIESIKAWAAYCDLMGWKFDYILAQKMSAHDVLTLIARAGQASYTWQSGKLGVIWDAANQPVVAMIGPYNIKAGTFEVSYVDGTVDEIIGNFINKDRNWQADQVRVRVPGAPILNNPQTFDLEGIVDAGVAGRVVNLLAASQNFHRRRVTWEMDIEGYIATRGDVVQLSHDLTVWGYAGRLVGGNRSVLVLDRTVPINGTGFFQLRGPGNQMVMLSVSGIGDTDTLTILNPAALTSFPMPGDQGYEDVPALDWAWQFDLLQTPGRRLKIVSVQPTNDDGVRFEAVDDSIDYYNSINNPFIYAPPRDGALLRGVVLALAFEETILNVKSDVIELRLDWVVSATSKVRIDYQVNGVAFPSVSTSDRYFTLQAHTGDSVSVTVTPVGVTGLGIAKSGTWTIVGLAAPLPPVTGLTNVFRDGLTWLSWMRVDDIREPSYEIRLGPTQTNARVIGVTESLESLAVGNGLYWVFARFTLSNGAVIYGPPDSILIAGATLVRNVLVAQDEAPKWDGTLSDGAYVYDGKLTLAPQGDILGLADVLAEQDILWYGGPASSGIYTNAEAEQVDIGYVTPVRVDFDIEVEARNITADIMIVPDIFAVADVLNGSDLLKITVTPQIRTAVVEGDWTEWRNYVPGLVNARYFDARVLIATSDPLIIPFVSKFEWTIDVPDLLQRAEGVAIPVGGMRITYAKRFHAVPNVQVTILDALNGDRAVLIDSDDEGFDIEVINGSTSVERKINWISQGF, from the coding sequence ATGGCTGTGAGCGACCTGCCGTCTCTGGTCAGTATCCCGCATCCATTGGTTGCTGACGAGCGGGCTCTATGTTTCGCTGAATTTCTGCCTCGAGAGACGTTGCGGGCATACATCGAGCGTACAGGCGTCGTGGTGGCGAAAGGCCCCGTGGCGGTCTGGCACAACGGCTACCGCGTCCCAGACGATCTTTGGGACCGACTCATCCCGCGCAGGGGCGACCAGATCATTATCAGGGCCCGCGCACAGGGCGGTGGTGGCGGTAATAAAGTGCTGCGCACTGTGGCTCTGGTGGTGGTAGCCATCGCGTCAGCGGGCGCGGCGTCAGCAGCGTCTACCGCCGCACTCTCGGCAGGAGCATCGACCGCCGGCGCGACCGCAGTGGGCGCCGCCGTGTCGGCGGCGGTAATGATCGGCGGCTCTATCCTAGTCAACGCTTTGATCCCCCTGCCTAAGCCAAATCTGGCGACCACAGCGGATGGTAGCGTCGATAACTCCCCGAGCTATCAAATCCAGGCATCGCGCAATACCGCCCGGCAGTGGGAGCCCATGATGTTGGTCATGGGCGGACCAATCAAGGTTGTGCCCGACCTTGGGAGTAACCCGTCTACCAGCTACGTTGGCGATGATCAGTACCTGTCTCAAATTTTCCATTTCGGGCTGCAGACCGATCTGGTGATCGACGATGTGCGCATCGGGGATACGCCGATCTTCGATTTCCAGGGCGTGCAGATGGAGCGGTCCGGGCCGGACGGTGTGATCACACTCGCCCCGGATAACGTCGATACCATCCAAGGGTTCGATCTGAATCAACCTGACGGGTGGAACAGCAGGACGACGCCGGTTGACACCAACTACTTCGAGATCGAAGTGGCCACGGTGTGCTATAGCCTGGACACCATGACCGGCAAGTTCCTGCCGCGGACGGTCGAGTTCCAGATCGAGTATCGGAACGTCAACAGCGAAACATGGACCCCGTTGGGGTCGTACACGGATCCGGTCTACGCGACCCACTATTGGGCGCTTGGCGTCTATGAGGTACCGAACTACGACAGCTCAACGATCGCCGACGCCACATGGCACCAAGTGGCGTACGGATCGCTCAATCCCAACGATCATGTGAACGGGGAGAGGTACCAAGTATGTGAGTCCTGGGGCGGTGGCGACTACGGGACGGTTATCTCGTGCAAGACCTACGAGTGGAGGTGGCTGCCGCACCCTTTCCAACTCGGCAGGCCCTGGCAGGGAATCGCGCCTGACCCTCTGATCCAGTATGTCACGACCGAGGGCAACCGTCTCACCGGCGACTCGAACAAGCCGGTCCGGCAAACGTACTCGGCGTCTGTCCCGCTGGGGCAATACGAGATCCGCGTTCGCAAGATCTCGGAAGACCTAAACACCAACACCGATTCAAACGTCACTTCCGTTACCCAGATCAGGGCCTATCAGTACACGCCGACCGATTACAGCGATCAAGTCAGGCTCGCCGTACGCATTCGCGCGACTTCGCAGCTCAATGGGCCGATTGATGAGTTGTCGGCAACATGCTGGGCGATGTGCAACCAGTGGGACGGGACGAAATGGGTATACGGGCCTACGCGTAACCCGGCATGGTGGTTCCTATGGTTTGCGCTCGGCAAGCGAAACTCCGCCGGGGAGAAGGTATACGGCGCCTGCATCCCGGAATCGCAGATCGATATCGAGAGCATCAAGGCGTGGGCTGCCTACTGCGATCTGATGGGGTGGAAGTTCGATTACATCCTCGCCCAGAAGATGAGCGCGCATGATGTGCTGACGTTGATAGCCAGGGCGGGACAGGCTTCCTACACGTGGCAGTCGGGCAAGCTCGGGGTTATATGGGACGCAGCGAACCAACCTGTCGTGGCGATGATTGGCCCGTACAACATCAAGGCGGGGACGTTCGAGGTCAGCTATGTCGATGGGACTGTTGACGAGATCATTGGAAACTTCATCAACAAGGACCGGAACTGGCAAGCAGACCAGGTGAGGGTGCGTGTGCCAGGCGCACCGATCCTCAACAACCCGCAGACTTTCGATTTGGAGGGGATCGTAGACGCGGGGGTGGCGGGGCGAGTGGTCAACCTGCTGGCAGCCAGCCAAAACTTCCATCGCCGCCGGGTCACGTGGGAAATGGATATTGAGGGATACATTGCCACCCGCGGCGATGTGGTGCAGCTGTCTCATGATCTGACAGTTTGGGGGTACGCGGGACGGCTGGTAGGCGGGAACAGATCTGTCCTGGTTCTGGACAGGACGGTGCCGATCAACGGGACGGGGTTTTTCCAGCTGCGAGGGCCGGGTAACCAGATGGTCATGTTGTCGGTCTCAGGCATCGGTGATACGGACACCTTAACCATTCTTAACCCTGCTGCACTTACGTCCTTCCCAATGCCGGGAGACCAAGGCTATGAGGATGTGCCAGCCTTGGACTGGGCTTGGCAGTTTGACCTACTTCAGACCCCGGGACGCAGGCTAAAAATCGTCTCTGTGCAGCCGACCAACGACGATGGCGTGCGATTTGAGGCGGTGGACGATTCTATTGACTACTACAACTCAATAAACAACCCCTTCATCTACGCGCCGCCGCGTGACGGGGCCTTGCTTCGTGGTGTTGTGCTCGCCCTGGCGTTCGAAGAGACGATCCTTAACGTCAAGTCCGATGTGATCGAACTTCGATTGGATTGGGTTGTTTCGGCTACTTCAAAGGTTAGGATCGACTATCAGGTCAACGGGGTAGCTTTTCCATCCGTAAGCACATCGGACCGATATTTCACTCTGCAGGCCCACACGGGAGATTCCGTGAGCGTGACCGTAACGCCCGTTGGCGTTACTGGACTTGGGATCGCAAAATCTGGGACCTGGACCATAGTAGGTCTTGCCGCGCCGCTTCCGCCAGTGACTGGGTTAACCAACGTTTTCCGTGATGGTTTGACTTGGCTGTCTTGGATGCGTGTTGATGATATCCGGGAGCCGTCATATGAGATACGCCTCGGACCGACTCAGACGAATGCTCGCGTGATTGGCGTTACGGAATCGCTAGAGTCGCTGGCAGTCGGTAACGGCCTCTATTGGGTCTTCGCGCGATTCACCCTCTCGAATGGCGCTGTCATTTACGGGCCTCCTGACAGCATTCTGATCGCCGGTGCGACGCTAGTCCGCAATGTACTCGTCGCTCAAGATGAGGCCCCGAAGTGGGACGGAACCCTCTCTGACGGGGCGTATGTCTATGACGGAAAGCTGACCCTGGCACCGCAAGGTGACATCCTGGGCTTGGCCGATGTGCTCGCGGAGCAGGACATCCTTTGGTACGGCGGTCCAGCGTCGAGCGGCATCTACACCAATGCGGAGGCGGAGCAGGTCGATATCGGGTACGTGACTCCGGTGAGAGTCGATTTTGATATCGAAGTGGAAGCACGGAACATCACGGCTGACATCATGATCGTGCCTGACATTTTCGCGGTCGCCGACGTTCTAAACGGGTCGGACCTGCTGAAGATTACGGTCACGCCCCAGATCCGGACCGCTGTTGTTGAGGGAGACTGGAC
- a CDS encoding phage tail tube protein → MPIKSQGTELFYVKPGDTPTLVKLHCPTGITGLGGAADQIETTCLSDTDDKQYTRGLGNPGQVSAPVNFDPQQVSHQDMFALKASGETLQWIIALSDGTAAPTLTGSTITPPTDRTSIQFSAYIADWALDIAANDIVKGTLTLQRSGSVTLTPKA, encoded by the coding sequence ATGCCGATCAAGTCTCAGGGCACCGAGCTTTTCTATGTCAAACCCGGCGATACGCCGACCCTGGTCAAGCTGCATTGCCCCACCGGCATCACCGGCCTGGGCGGCGCCGCGGATCAGATCGAGACGACTTGCTTGTCCGATACCGACGATAAGCAGTACACGCGTGGCCTGGGGAACCCTGGCCAAGTCTCTGCGCCGGTCAACTTCGACCCCCAGCAGGTCAGCCATCAGGACATGTTTGCCCTTAAGGCGTCGGGCGAAACCCTCCAATGGATCATCGCTCTGTCCGATGGCACGGCGGCACCTACGCTTACGGGAAGCACGATTACGCCGCCCACCGACCGTACGAGCATCCAGTTCAGCGCCTACATCGCCGATTGGGCGCTGGATATCGCCGCAAACGACATCGTGAAGGGCACGCTCACCCTGCAGCGTTCCGGATCCGTAACCCTGACCCCGAAGGCGTAA
- a CDS encoding DUF1833 family protein translates to MSRQFSANGRRQLLATSADENLLVCLEISHPDLSIPIRVVRDTQDLVARGNVYTACPFDITLPDDIEGQIPQATIQVDNVGRELTEWLEYSRGGQGAKCRIITLFRSDPDVFETDMTLDLTGMKIDNLKVSGNLGFINTLGQVAVVKTFTPKTAPGLW, encoded by the coding sequence ATGAGCCGCCAGTTTTCCGCCAATGGCCGGCGCCAGCTCCTAGCTACGAGTGCCGACGAAAACCTCCTTGTGTGTCTGGAGATCAGCCATCCTGACCTCTCGATTCCGATCCGGGTCGTCCGAGACACCCAGGATCTAGTAGCGCGCGGGAACGTGTACACCGCCTGCCCGTTCGATATCACGCTGCCTGACGACATCGAAGGGCAAATCCCCCAGGCGACGATTCAAGTCGATAACGTTGGGCGAGAGCTAACGGAATGGCTGGAGTACAGCCGCGGCGGGCAGGGGGCGAAATGCCGAATCATCACCCTGTTTCGGTCCGACCCCGACGTGTTCGAGACGGACATGACGCTGGATCTCACCGGGATGAAAATCGACAACCTGAAGGTGTCTGGAAACCTAGGGTTCATCAACACGTTGGGGCAGGTCGCGGTGGTTAAGACGTTCACCCCTAAGACGGCTCCTGGGCTATGGTGA
- a CDS encoding DUF3168 domain-containing protein, whose protein sequence is MSILPPVFRLLAVPTVSAIVGADPVRIYRHGSAPQDVQKPYITWFSVDAQPYDQLSGPPCGDFDTVQIDCWSMDDEQVEALATAVRDALDAGGIANRLVIDQRETDTKLFRIAIQADFIRSR, encoded by the coding sequence ATGAGCATTCTCCCGCCTGTTTTCCGGCTGCTCGCCGTACCTACAGTGAGCGCCATTGTCGGAGCGGACCCTGTACGCATCTATCGGCACGGGTCCGCGCCCCAGGACGTTCAGAAGCCATACATTACGTGGTTCTCCGTCGATGCTCAGCCCTATGACCAGCTCAGCGGGCCGCCTTGCGGGGACTTCGATACAGTACAGATCGACTGCTGGTCGATGGACGACGAGCAGGTGGAAGCGCTGGCAACCGCCGTCCGGGACGCCTTGGATGCAGGTGGCATCGCCAACCGGCTTGTCATCGATCAGCGAGAAACCGACACGAAGCTTTTCCGCATCGCCATACAAGCCGATTTCATACGCAGCAGATAA